The Toxorhynchites rutilus septentrionalis strain SRP chromosome 3, ASM2978413v1, whole genome shotgun sequence genome includes a region encoding these proteins:
- the LOC129776661 gene encoding uncharacterized protein LOC129776661 produces MVRIFLVFLLLGTVVLAGPVIRNDHQASNTSEDDSAQEGGISSSPDASVPESSSEVSSSISETSSNAVDAEAQPEPIVPAPAELSTSSSVEQTTTTVAAPTTTKARKTITFDQRQQGKFNIRADLENFVIVVVPSSPSAGISLLDLLNRSGQKHSQKKKSGHRKGTKSHGAQKKVQRIAPEVVVLDDTQTQARVDNDEFIEGRTPYKVDISSTARSSNSALPSPIYRVVRPLAFNVEQPTSSNMIRFPAPSGNYYASTVREPKSLPGLATYDDEIRTNTVYTILTNNNNGDGGIVRSEDDGIDDDNHLMLDARTYLDLPAYPNYSFDSLEYPRSDIDMMKLQLQNENDEPNGDGWELKLLGAQEQCGPDRKRDSYGVCQFVMP; encoded by the coding sequence ATGGTCAGAATTTTTCTGGTGTTTTTATTACTGGGAACGGTAGTACTGGCGGGACCGGTGATTCGTAACGATCACCAAGCATCGAATACCAGTGAGGATGACTCAGCACAAGAAGGTGGCATCAGTTCATCTCCAGATGCTAGTGTTCCAGAAAGTAGTTCCGAGGTATCGAGCAGCATAAGTGAAACTTCTTCCAACGCGGTTGATGCTGAAGCGCAACCAGAACCCATCGTTCCAGCGCCCGCCGAGCTGTCAACTAGTTCTTCAGTGGAACAAACTACAACGACAGTTGCCGCTCCAACGACAACTAAAGCGCGTAAAACAATCACTTTCGACCAACGCCAGCAGGGAAAATTCAACATTCGAGCCGATTTGGAAAACTTTGTAATCGTTGTGGTTCCATCATCTCCATCGGCTGGAATATCTCTCCTGGATTTATTGAATCGTTCCGGTCAGAAGCACTCCCAGAAAAAGAAGTCTGGTCATCGTAAAGGTACTAAGAGCCATGGCGCGCAGAAAAAAGTGCAACGTATCGCTCCCGAAGTGGTTGTTCTTGATGATACTCAAACACAGGCCAGAGTAGATAACGATGAGTTTATCGAGGGACGCACCCCGTATAAGGTTGATATCTCTAGCACAGCACGTAGCAGCAATTCCGCTCTCCCTTCCCCGATTTATCGCGTCGTAAGACCCCTCGCATTCAACGTAGAACAGCCAACATCATCGAACATGATTCGCTTTCCCGCGCCATCAGGTAATTATTATGCTAGTACCGTAAGAGAGCCAAAGTCATTACCCGGGTTGGCGACGTACGACGATGAAATTAGAACTAATACCGTGTACACTATACTAACCAATAACAACAACGGTGACGGTGGTATCGTTCGTAGCGAGGATGATGGTATTGACGATGATAATCACCTGATGCTGGATGCACGGACTTATCTTGATTTACCCGCTTATCCTAATTATTCCTTCGATAGCCTAGAGTATCCACGGTCTGATATCGACATGATGAAACTGCAGCTGCAAAATGAAAACGACGAACCGAACGGTGACGGATGGGAGCTTAAGCTTCTCGGAGCCCAGGAACAGTGTGGCCCTGACCGCAAGCGTGACAGCTACGGCGTGTGTCAATTCGTAATGCCCTAA